A stretch of Cicer arietinum cultivar CDC Frontier isolate Library 1 chromosome 5, Cicar.CDCFrontier_v2.0, whole genome shotgun sequence DNA encodes these proteins:
- the LOC101510274 gene encoding DNA polymerase I B, chloroplastic/mitochondrial-like, with translation MGVSSQTNPFGFRSSYYCPSCLSFSHSSSRPFRFPLHSLSFFASYGSPHHRRKVQSIQIANIVHLHSNLSSNSLQFREGSHCLKRISFGLNKCNDMVYSRNSQMHISVMKFSTASYNMLEVTNQTRQEEELSSLSSYDNQVRLMKCLGSRGYRLPKTPSRRKLSGDETGWAEASYKLTQIRMEMHALDKSSSYPSNTNTIAFSNSKKPTISENEGHNFMLQDLHEPDSSSVQHSILNSKVLPDTERVDTESNDSSLEFSEEKIDRVNGNHSLATTAKDKTQAKSAVAMIRSDEQLKLRDRLCSIYEDILVVNNLSHAEEVAKMLTVNYRHLIHACDTEVSKIDVKQETPVDHGEIVCFSIYSGPEADFGGGKSCIWVDVLDGGGEEMLNKFANFFQDPSIKKVWHNYSFDCHVIQNYGFKVSGFHADTMHMARLWDSSRRWVGGYSLEALSGDKDVMSRAKLNLEKDLIGKVSMTTIFGQKKAKIDGSAGKMVTIAPVEVLQREERIPWICYSALDARSTLKLYESLKSHLSDLPWKLDGELLHGSMFDFYEKYWQPFSELLVKMESEGMLVDRLYLQDIEKVAKEEQEVAVNRFRKWASKYCPDAKYMNVGSDAQLRVLLFGGTANRKNHNEAIPTERIFKVPNVDKVLEEGKKTPLKLRAIKLNSIGYNLNVDMHTASGWPSVSGAALKALAGKVSAEYDFIEALNIDLEDEDGKPSEIEDEPVEIDNSAYGTAFAAFPTEEEGREACHAIAALCEVCSIDSLISNFILPLQGHNISGKDLRVHCSININTETGRLSARRPSLQNQPALEKDRYKIRQAFIAAPGNSLIVADYGQLELRLLAHLTNCKSMLEAFEAGGDFHSRTAMNMYPYIREAVHKKEVLLEWHPQPGEDKPPVPLLKDAFASERRKAKMLNFSIAYGKTPQGLSKDWKVSVKEAKNTVDLWYNDRKEVLRWQQKRKKEAFEFGCVYTLLGRARQFPEINQGQNYYKGHIERAAINTPVQGSAADVAMLAMLEISNNKQLKELGWKLLLQVHDEVILEGPKESAEVAKAIVIECMSKPFNGKNILKVALSVDAKCAQNWYAAK, from the exons ATGGGGGTCTCTTCTCAGACTAACCCTTTTGGTTTTAGATCATCTTACTATTGTCCTTCTTGTTTATCCTTTTCTCACTCTTCTTCTCGACCCTTTCGTTTTCCTCTCCATTCTCTGTCTTTTTTCGCTTCCTATGGTTCACCCCATCACAG AAGAAAAGTCCAATCAATCCAGATTGCCAACATTGTCCATCTACATAGCAATTTGTCTAGTAACTCTCTTCAATTTAGAGAAGGTTCACATTGTCTAAAGCGAATATCTTTTGGGTTGAATAAATGCAATGACATGGTGTATAGTCGTAACTCTCAAATGCATATTTCAGTTATGAAATTTTCAACTGCATCATATAATATGTTGGAGGTAACAAATCAAACAAGACAAGAAGAAGAGCTGAGTTCTTTGAGTTCCTATGACAACCAAGTTAGGCTGATGAAGTGTTTGGGTTCTCGGGGTTACAGATTACCCAAAACCCCTTCTCGTAGAAAATTATCTGGTGATGAAACCGGCTGGGCTGAGGCTAGTTATAAATTGACTCAGATCAGAATGGAAATGCATGCTCTCGACAAGAGTAGTTCGTATCCGTCCAATACAAATACAATTGCTTTTTCGAATAGTAAAAAACCAACTATATCTGAAAATGAAGGGCACAATTTTATGCTGCAGGATCTACATGAACCTGACTCATCTTCTGTTCAACATTCTATATTAAACTCGAAAGTATTACCAGACACTGAAAGAGTTGACACTGAGTCAAATGATTCTTCATTAGAGTTCAGTGAAGAGAAAATCGATAGAGTTAATGGCAACCACAGTTTGGCTACAACTGCAAAGGACAAAACTCAAGCAAAATCTGCTGTTGCTATGATACGCAGTGATGAACAATTGAAACTTCGGGACAGGCTATGTAGTATCTATGAAGACATATTGGTTGTTAATAATCTTTCTCATGCGGAGGAAGTAGCTAAGATGCTTACAGTAAATTACAGGCATCTTATTCATGCATGTGATACTGAG GTGTCCAAGATAGATGTCAAACAAGAAACACCTGTAGATCATGGGGAGATAGTATGTTTCAGTATTTATTCTGGCCCAGAAGCTGATTTTGGAGGTGGGAAGTCCTGTATCTGGGTAGATGTTCTTGATGGTGGAGGCGAAGAGATGTTAAATAAGTTTGCCAATTTTTTTCAAGATCCATCCATAAAAAAG GTTTGGCATAATTATAGCTTTGACTGTCATGTTATACAAAATTATGGATTTAAGGTTTCTGGATTTCATGCTGATACAATGCACATGGCACGGCTATGGGATTCATCAAGACGTTGGGTTGGTGGTTATTCTCTTGAAGCACTTTCAGGTGACAAAGACGTCATGTCTAGGGCTAAGCTGAATCTCGAAAAGGATTTGATTGGTAAGGTGTCGATGACAACTATATTTGGTCAGAAAAAGGCAAAGATAGACGGATCTGCGGGTAAAATGGTTACCATTGCTCCTGTTGAAGTACTGCAAAGAGAAGAGCGTATACCTTGGATATGTTACTCTGCCTTAGACGCTAGAAGCACTCTGAAGCTTTATGAGAGCCTAAAGAGTCATCTGTCAGACTTGCCTTGGAAACTTGATGGAGAACTTTTACACGGAAGCATGTTTGATTTTTACGAGAAATATTGGCAGCCATTTAGCGAGCTTCTTGTCAAAATGGAATCTGAGGGTATGCTAGTCGATCGACTATATCTTCAAGACATAGAAAAGGTGGCCAAAGAAGAGCAAGAGGTAGCTGTTAATAGATTTCGAAAATGGGCGTCTAAGTATTGTCCTGATGCCAAGTATATGAATGTTGGAAGTGATGCACAGTTGCGAGTACTGCTTTTTGGTGGCACTGCAAACAG AAAAAATCACAACGAGGCAATTCCAACTGAGCGGATTTTCAAAGTTCCCAATGTTGATAAAGTGCTAGAAGAAGGCAAAAAGACTCCTTTAAAATTACGCGCTATTAAGTTGAATAGCATTGGCTATAACCTGAACGTTGACATGCACACAGCTAGTGGCTGGCCCTCAGTTAGTGGTGCCGCTTTAAAGGCCCTAGCTGGCAAAGTTTCTGCTGAATACGACTTTATTGAGGCTCTTAACATTGATCTTGAGGATGAAGATGGAAAGCCTTCTGAAATTGAAGATGAACCTGTAGAAATAGACAATTCTGCTTATGGAACAGCCTTTGCTGCTTTTCCAACTGAGGAAGAAGGGAGAGAAGCATGTCATGCAATTGCTGCTTTATGTGAAGTCTGTTCAATTGACTCTTTGATCTCTAACTTCATCCTTCCCCTGCAG GGACATAATATATCTGGAAAGGACCTCCGTGTTCATTGTTCCATAAATATCAACACAGAAACTGGACGCTTGTCGGCAAGAAGGCCAAGTCTGCAG AATCAACCAGCTTTGGAAAAGGACCGATACAAAATCCGTCAAGCATTCATAGCTGCTCCTGGAAATTCTCTTATAGTTGCTGATTATGGACAG TTGGAACTTAGGTTACTTGCACATCTTACTAATTGTAAGAGTATGTTGGAAGCCTTTGAAGCTGGTGGTGATTTCCATTCCAGAACAGCAATGAATATGTACCCTTATATCCGTGAAGCAGTTCATAAAAAGGAAGTGCTTCTTGAATGGCATCCTCAGCCTGGTGAAGATAAACCCCCTGTTCCTCTCCTCAAG GATGCTTTTGCTTCTGAAAGAAGAAAAGCGAAAATGCTTAACTTCTCAATTGCATATGGAAAGACTCCACAGGGTCTCTCTAAGGATTGGAAG GTTTCTGTTAAAGAAGCTAAGAACACAGTTGACCTCTGGTACAATGATAGAAAAGAAGTTTTAAGATGGCAACAGAAACGTAAAAAAGAAGCTTTTGAATTCGGTTGTGTTTACACATTACTAGGGCGAGCCCGGCAGTTCCCTGAGATAAATCAAGGTCAAAACTACTATAAAGGTCACATTGAACGAGCTGCTATTAATACCCCAGTGCAG GGTAGTGCAGCTGATGTTGCCATGCTTGCCATGTTAGAAATATCCAATAATAAACAGTTGAAGGAGCTTGGATGGAAGTTACTTCTTCAG GTTCATGATGAAGTCATACTAGAAGGACCAAAAGAGTCAGCTGAGGTTGCAAAGGCCATAGTTATTGAGTGCATGTCAAAACCCTTTAATGGCAAGAATATTCTCAAAGTCGCCCTCTCTGTGGATGCCAAGTGTGCACAAAACTGGTACGCCGCAAAATAA
- the LOC101509953 gene encoding microtubule-associated protein TORTIFOLIA1-like: MKNTKLQTQTQPTSSRSSSLSSHLAMVELKQKILTSLSKLSDRDTHQIALEDLEKTIQTLSSDAIPMILNCLYDAVSDPKPPIKNESLRLLSFVCSSHQHSAAPHLTKIISHIVRRLKDADSASRDACRDSIGSLSGLYLRGENNGNSGSLVGLFVKPLFEAMGDQNKAVQVGAAVCMAKLVESASVGNDGDVAVVPVAAFQKMCPRICKLINNPHFFAKAAILPVVAALSQAGAIAPQSLEHLLPSIHDCLSSSDWATRKAAAEALSSLALHSSSLITDKTTPTLALLEACRFDKIKPVRDSMTEALQLWKRIADGGNPEPAVLSEISDLKKVNPDERKTDPLVKDTDLTSKAKATSISETEKAVVILKKKAPVLNDKVLNPEFFQKLERRGSDDLPVEVVVPRRCLNSSSSNNEEESEATAKDSNERTNSLGNPPNDNNKYHVSERGIDGNSRQRNCDDFAHDRYSERRMNAKELRTKANDTNERTENDQREGSTNHAGFSRTDGQSEVPFSNNRGNWLAIQRQLTQLERQQVHLMNMLQDFMGGSHDSMVTLENRVRGLERIVEDMSRDLSISSGRRFDGSSSRPSSKYNGFNDYSNAKYGRGGDGRIPYNERFTQTDGNAMGMRGRGPSWRSDMPEGWDFSGYGASRNSQIPLRRAFGGSSVDGRSPKSMHESDLGGSRRAWDRAAMPIRLGEGPSARSVWQASKDEATLEAIRVAGEDNGTSRATRVAIPEMTAEALADDNVEQERDAMWASLCNAMDAFQAGDVDSAFAEVLSTGDDLLLVKLMDRTGPVMDQLSSEIACEILHSIGQFLREQNVLDICLSWIQQLVEVLLDNGPDTFGIPMEVKKMLLQNLDEASDTVEDWEGVPPDQLLLQLASAWEIDLQQHDK; encoded by the exons AAATCTTAACCTCCCTCTCAAAACTCTCCGACAGAGACACACACCAAATCGCCCTAGAAGACCTCGAGAAAACAATCCAAACCCTATCATCCGACGCCATTCCCATGATCCTAAACTGCTTATACGACGCCGTTTCAGACCCTAAACCCCCAATCAAAAACGAATCCCTCCGTCTCCTCTCATTCGTCTGCTCTTCCCACCAACACTCCGCCGCACCTCACCTCACCAAAATCATTTCGCACATCGTCCGCCGTCTTAAAGACGCAGATTCCGCCTCCCGCGACGCATGCCGTGATTCAATTGGATCTCTTTCGGGTCTGTACCTTAGAGGAGAGAACAATGGGAATAGTGGTTCACTTGTTGGGTTGTTTGTGAAGCCATTGTTTGAGGCTATGGGGGATCAGAATAAGGCTGTTCAGGTTGGTGCTGCTGTTTGTATGGCGAAATTGGTTGAGTCGGCTTCTGTTGGGAATGATGGTGATGTCGCTGTGGTGCCGGTGGCGGCGTTTCAGAAGATGTGCCCTAGGATCTGCAAGCTTATTAATAACCCTCATTTCTTTGCTAAGGCTGCTATTTTGCCTGTGGTTGCTGCTTTGTCTCAG GCTGGGGCAATTGCACCACAAAGCTTGGAACATTTGCTACCTAGTATTCATGACTGTCTCTCCAGTAGTGATTGGGCAACACGTAAAGCAGCAGCAGAGGCGTTAAGTTCCCTGGCTTTGCATTCAAGCAGTTTGATTACTGATAAAACAACACCCACACTGGCATTGCTTGAGGCTTGCCGGTTTGACAAG ATTAAACCTGTGAGAGATAGCATGACAGAGGCATTGCAATTGTGGAAAAGAATTGCAG ATGGTGGGAATCCTGAACCAGCTGTTTTGTCGGAAATAAGTGACCTGAAAAAGGTAAATCCTGATGAGAGGAAGACTGATCCATTAGTAAAGGACACGGATTTGACTTCTAAGGCCAAAGCGACTAGCATCTCAGAGACAGAAAAGGCAGttgtaatattaaaaaagaaagcaCCCGTCTTAAATGATAAAGTACTAAATCCAGAATTTTTCCAAAAACTTGAAAGAAGGGGTTCTGATGATTTACCAGTGGAAGTGGTTGTTCCTCGCAGATGCCTCAATTCTTCTAGCTCAAACAATGAGGAAGAATCAGAGGCAACTGCTAAAGATTCAAACGAAAGAACTAATTCCCTTGGAAATCCCCCTAATgacaataataaatatcatgTCTCAGAGAGGGGTATTGATGGAAATTCAAGACAAAGGAATTGTGACGACTTTGCCCATGACAGATACTCTGAAAGGAGAATGAATGCAAAAGAACTGAGGACAAAAgcaaatgatacaaatgaaagGACTGAAAATGATCAGAGGGAGGGTTCTACCAACCATGCAGGTTTTTCTAGAACTGATGGTCAATCAGAAGTACCCTTCTCCAATAACAGAGGAAACTGGTTGGCAATCCAGAGACAGTTAACACAGCTTGAAAGACAACAGGTTCATCTGATGAACATGCTACAG GATTTCATGGGTGGATCTCATGATAGCATGGTGACTCTTGAGAACAGAGTAAGAGGTCTTGAGAGAATTGTTGAAGACATGTCACGGGATTTATCTATATCATCAGGCCGTAGATTCGACGGATCATCAAGTCGGCCGTCTAGCAAGTATAATGGTTTTAATGATTATTCCAATGCCAAGTATGGAAGAGGTGGTGATGGACGCATCCCATATAATGAAAGATTCACCCAAACTGATGGTAATGCTATGGGGATGAGGGGAAGAGGGCCATCTTGGAGATCTGACATGCCTGAGGGTTGGGATTTTTCTGGTTATGGTGCTTCTAGAAACAGCCAAATTCCCTTGAGGAGAGCTTTTGGTGGTAGTTCTGTTGATGGAAGATCACCAAAATCAATGCATGAGAGTGATCTAGGGGGCAGCAGGAGAGCTTGGGATAGAGCGGCAATGCCTATACGGCTTGGTGAGGGGCCCTCTGCAAGAAGTGTTTGGCAAGCTTCAAAGGACGAAGCTACCTTGGAAGCAATTCGGGTTGCTGGTGAGGACAATGGAACATCTAGAGCAACAAGAGTAGCAATCCCTGAAATGACTGCAGAAGCTCTGGCTGATGACAATGTTGAACAAGAGAGGGATGCAATGTGGGCTTCTCTGTGTAATGCAATGGATGCCTTTCAAGCAGGTGACGTAGATTCGGCCTTTGCAGAAGTGTTGTCTACCGGAGATGATCTTTTGCTTGTGAAGCTAATGGATAGAACTGGCCCTGTAATGGACCAACTTTCAAGTGAGATTGCATGTGAGATCTTGCATTCCATTGGACAATTCTTACGAGAGCAGAACGTGTTGGACATCTGTTTGTCTTGGATTCAACAG TTGGTGGAGGTGTTATTGGACAATGGCCCTGATACTTTTGGCATTCCCATGGAAGTGAAGAAAATGCTCTTGCAAAATTTAGATGAAGCTTCAGATACAGTTGAGGACTGGGAAGGTGTTCCTCCAGATCAACTTTTATTGCAGTTGGCATCAGCCTGGGAAATTGATCTTCAACAGCATGACAAATAG